The genomic stretch GTGAAGaggcccccagcccagctcctgtTGGGAGCCCCGACCCGTCACCTGTGAAGAGGCCCCCAGGCAGGCTCCGGGACTCAGGGAGGGTGTGTGTGACCCCTGAGACCTGGGACGAGAGCTGGCTGCCCTCGGGGGCCCCCGTCACCGGGAGTCCCACCCACAGCAGTGCCCACTCCAGGGGCCTGTCCTGCAGGCATGGCCTGCAGCCCCAACGAtgcagccaggggctgggggggagCGAACGCAGCCCCTCCCATCCGCCCTCCCTGGGGGCTGGGACCAGGTGAGGGCAGGCGGGCACATGCGGCCCGTGGGGTGCGGAGGGCTCGCTGGTGGGGAGCATGAGGCCCAGGGACCCAGGCCCACCCTACGGCCTTACGCTGGACCCCTCTGGGAAGGGGGAGGCCTCGTGGTGGGGAGGCGCTGTCCTAGGGCCCACCCAGCCCCACCAGGTGAGACGCCCCCCGCCATCACCGGTCCCCTGGGCCACGCTGGGCTCAGGAGAGACTGAGATGCAGCCGCCATGGGGGccgagcctcctctggagcctccccaaaGGGCCTCTGCAGTCAGGGGCCACTGCCACAAAGggccctgcctcccccagcccagggcccccaCTAGAAGGCCTGGGCCGCCCGCTCCACCCCGGCCCGGGTCCCCCCGCCTAGCGCTGCCCACAGTCCACCCCGCCTGCCTCGCCCCCAGACGGCCCTTCCCTGAAGTCCCAGCCATCAGCCTCAGACGAGGAGGCCAGAGCTCACAGCCAGGACGCCCtcactgggtgggggtggggggtgccggCAGAAGGGAGGCCCAGCTTCCAGCCCTCCCAGCTTCACCTGGGGGCAGTTCCCTGGGCCGCCAGGGCCTCCGCCGGCTCTGCTGTAGGGGCGGCCCCGCGGGACCAAGGCTGGAAACCTCCCGCCCGCAGCTCTGGCCGTTCCCAGCCCCTTGCTCTTTGGCAGCAAGGCCAGCAGGCCCTCTGGGGGGAAACGGCAGCAGCGTGCGTGGTGACGACTCCTGCGGAAAAGCTTCCACTAGATGCGTCGTCTCGCCAGTCCCTGGCCCCCCGGGCCGGCAGCACTGCTGTCCCATGTATGGGGCGGGGGCTCCGATGGGAGAGACCCCCCCAGCCTGCCTTTCGCACTGCAGCGCTGCAGGGGCCGGGTCAGAGGCTGCTCTCAGCACCCCCAGGAAACCTGAGACCCGGGTCCCCACCAGGCAGTGAACAAGGGTGAGACGTGGCCCCCCAGGACGTGCAGGGAGCCTGTGATGGGGGCATCCCGGCAGCTCTGCCGCCCGCACAGGGGAGACTGGGGACGGGGGTGCTTCAGGCTCAGAGCCAGGACTCTCGCTGACCCAGAAGGTGGCGGGGGGTCCACCCGCTCTGGACACAGGGAACCACCTGCCTGAGCCCAAGCGGACCACTGAGCACTGCGCTGTGGTCTCCAGTGAACGCGTGCAGACAtgggcacacacacgcacacctggCACACAAGCATCACACATACATCATACCGGACATGCAACACGCGTGCACAAGACACGCACGTGCCACATGCAAGTGCATGCACGTGTgtacacacacgcgcacaccACACGAGCGCACACGCCTCACAcagtgcacatgcatgcacacatcacACGTGGACACATACCACACACGCATGCGCGGGCCCTGGGGGCTGTCCGAGGCCACTTTCCTGGTTCATGCTTCCGGCGTGTTCAGGCTTAAGGCCAACCAGACAGGCAGGGCCTTGTGCAGCTGTGACCCGTGGGCCAAAGGAGGCCCCCGGATTTCAGAGACAGCAGAAGGCCCCAAGCGGCAGGGCCGGGGCAGGAGGCGGAGAGAGCCGGCCACACGGAAAAGGACAAGACGgtaagaaaaaacaattttatttccaGTCTAAGAAGGTCTTACAAACAGTGTcaggttttaaaaatgtgaaaagagcAACGAAAGGTCTTCAGCCGACAGGGAAGGCACAAAGCGGAACATTTACAGGTGAGCTGAGCGCAGGACCCCGCCGGCCGGAGCCCAGATGGGCAGCCACGGGCCTCGCCTTCCACGGGGGCGTCCGGAACCAACCGCGGCGCCAAGGGACACAGCAGGCCACGCAGCCAAAGTCCATGCAGGTGAGCAGGCCACCCCCGAGGGCGCACGCGGTGCCTGGGGCCCCAGAACAGGAATGGACGTCCCCACCCTGCACCTTGTGGTCCTGACCACCGACCTTTTCAGCTCGGCCAGGATTGGGAGCTGGTCGGGGGGTGGTCCTGGGGCTCCTGACACGTGAGCCTGACCCTGCCCTGCTCCCCGCCCACAAGAGGCCGCTGTGAGTGAGCCACGGAAGTGCCACGGTCCCGAGAGCAGACCCCCGCCAGCCAGCAGGCCCCCTGAGCCTCGGGGTCCTGTTCAAAGGATGGGCCACCTGTGGGCGCAACTTCAGCAGGAGGCGCAGGGGCCAGGCAGGTGGAGGCCCCTGGCACGCACGTCGACGGGCCACGGGGAGGTCCTCAGGTTCTGCCTCCCTGAACCTGCCCAGGACGCAGCCCTCCCTGCAGGCTGggcccctacccccaccccaggccaccGCCACCCTCAGGGAGGGGGCTTTACCTTCAGTCCTCCGCAGACGGGACACGCGGAAAAGAGCGCGGGAGGGGGCCCGGCGTGGGGGGCACCCGCTTCCCAGGACTCGCCGGCCCCTGCCGCCGCCTCTGGCGCCGGTCCCCGCCGTCTCTCGCCAGGCCAGCCCGGCGCGATCGGGGGCTGGTCCCCGGGCGCCTGGCGCAGGCTGCGGGGCGTGTCGTAGTGCGGCCGCGGGGCGGCGGGCACCTGGTACTCCGCCGCCCCCGGCGGGCAGGCGCACAGGCTGGGCTCCGGGGCCCCGGCCGCCGGCAGGCTGAGCAGGGAGCCAAGCTCGTCGCCAGCCCGCCACACGTCCAGGCTGCTGCCCGCGCACGACGAGAAGCTGCCCGAGTAGGAGGAGTGGCTGCCTGTGGCGATGCCGCTGTCCGAGGAGCTCTGGCGGCCGACCTCCTGCAGCTGCCGTGGCCGCAGCGGCTTCGGGGTGGGCCTGGCGGCGCCCGGCGCGGCTTCCCCAGGGGCCTGGGCGGCAGCCAGCCCGGGGCCCTCCTGCGACGTGCTGGCCGAGGACGAGGACGGCTCTGGCCACGGCGTGAGCCGGCTGCTGGCGCTGACGTCCGAGTGGCTGGCCTCTGACGACGAGCTGGATACGCTACGGTCGTCTCCTGGGTGGGAGAGCCCGGGGCTGAGGCTGCAGAGGGGCTCGGCCACTCgggtgggcggggggcgggggaacCTGGGTGGGGGGCTGACGCCTGGCCCCTGGGGCCCCCGGCCTGCGGAGGCCTCGCGCTCATCACGCCGGGACCGCTCACACAGCCCCTCCCCAGACCCCGCCCCCAGGGCCCGCCCCCCAGGACGGCCCCCTCCCCACGTCAACGCCCTCCGGACTGTCGCCCTGGGAACCAGACGTGAGCCCCTTCTCCAAGGAGATGGCAGCCCCGGGCACACCTGAGACCCCTGCTAAGGGGCCTGGACGGGCCGCCGTCCCCAGCGTACACCCGTAGGGCTGTCGACCACCCCAGAGGACGGGAGgacctgcagggctcctctgcTCTGGCCCAGGAGCCCCCGGTGCCGCCCCCCCCAGCGAGCTGCAAGGACCCTGCAAGGGCCCTCAGCCCCTTCTGTCCCTgtccccatgaaccacagcagggGGGCTGACACCTCGGGCCCCTGCTCTGGGCAGATGGTGCAGCCACGCTTCTCCCGGCCATTTCGCGGCGGGGTGCGGGCGGGAAAGAATTCAAGCCCAGCCCGCCAGCCGACTCCGCGGCAGCACCACGCCCTGGTCAGCATCCAGGCTGGAGCTGGGTGAGTGTGGCCCCTTGTGTGAGAGGAGCAGAGGGGTGGACAGGAgctggggcgggggcggaggggcggggagggcggcTTAAAGGAGCGGCCCCAGCCCCAGGGCCGCCGGACCTCCCCCCACCTCAGCCGGGTCCCAGCCCTACCTCCGCTGCCTGGGCGGCCGGAGTGCGAGAGAAGGCTGAGCCGCTTCTCCAGCTGCAGGGCTTCCAGGGCCTCCTGCGCCACCCTTTCCTCCAGGGCGGGGCCCCCGGGGCTCGGGTCTGCAGCAGAGCGGGGTGTCAGTGAGGACGTGGCCCCAGGCCTGTACTGGCAGCGTCCTCCCTGTGACCCCAATGCTGTCGAAGCCCCGTGGACCCTGGTCCAGCCCCAACGTTAGGACGGAGACCCTAGGGGAACCCCCACCGTGCCTGCACACAAGCCACTGGAGCCCGAGCTCAGGGAACCCCAAACATCCCCATGCAGGTCCCCCGGCCACCATGTCCTGGGCCCAAAGAAAGGCCAGCTCCTCAACCACCAGCCGATGGCCCTGGCCCGAAGCAGATAGTCCCTGCAGGGGGGTGGTCAGGACGCCAGGACACCCTCCCGCGGCTGGCGGGTCTGCAAGACGCTAGTGCTGGACAACTCGAGGCCCCACCCCTCGCCCTCCCTGAGCCTGGCGTCCCGGTCTGCACCCCAGTCACAATGGGGCCCAGGTGGGAACGCACAAGACACATGCTCAGGGCAGGGGGAATCTCGGAACTCtaattcctcccttcctcctcctaacTCTGTTTGTCTGAGGCAGCCCCTGCCTCCAGGCCTTGGTGTCTGCGTGGGCCCCAGCCGAGCCGCGGTCAGCTGGAGGAGACAGTCCAAGACCCCCGAGGGTTAAGGCTGCACACCCAGTGAAGCCCACATCTCAAGAGTCGCTGACGATCACGGGCCTTGGTGGGACGGAAGCCAGGCTCCGAGGGCAGAGCCCCACCAGCTCCGTCCACACCCCACGTGTCCACCCATGCCCTGCCCACACCCTCCCCACCCACGCCACCCACACCCACCtgtggctgcaatgcaggaaggtGCCAGCAGAGGGCACAGCCATGCCACCCAGCAGAGCCTGGGCAGCGGGGCTCTGGTCCCAGGAGCCCTGTCCCTGCAGCtcatctccccacctccccccggCTCACGGCAGGGGTTGGGGGCCCAGGGGCCGAGGCAGGGAAAGGGGGTACCTAGCACAGCCCCAGCCTCCCTAGAAGGCCCACCTGACCCCCGTCCAGCTGCTGGGCTCAGGCAAGGAGGCCACAGCTGGGAGCTCAGTGACCAGCTGCTGCCTGACACAGGCCTTGCTCTCCCACCTGGACCAGGGGACGAGTGCCACCTCACGGGGgccagggcagcagcagcagtcccggGTACCAGCGCCCAGAGGGCCTCGGTCCCGGGGAGCGGCGATGCCCAGGGCCCACCTTTGTCCCTCCCAGGGTGGCTGTCCCCAAGCAGGGGGGACAGAGCTCACCCAGTGCAAGGAAGTGTCTGGCTAGCATGCCATCCGGGGGCCGGCAGCATTCCCGGCCCAGGACTCTTGAATAAGAGGGGCGCCCCGCCCACGCCAGGGAAGCGGGGAGAAGGCCAGGCCAGCTCAATGCAGTGGCCCCCCGGCCCCACCACCACAACGTGTGGACACCAAGACCCCACCTCACAAGGCGGCCTCCAGCCCAAACACCAGCCCAATCGGGGCCAGAGACCTGACCCCAGCGACCTGGGGCAAGGCTCCCAGCCAGGTCTGGGAGGCAGGCCCCGCTCAGGTCTCAGAGGGGGCGGTCCTCGAAGCCGCAGCCTCTGAGCGTCTTGTGAAGGAGGGGCTGTGCAGGTGTGAGCGCTCCCCACCCCGGGAGCCCAGCGGGGGGTCGCAGCAGCAGCCCCCCTAACCCTCTGGCCAGGCAAGGCGCCCCCTCTGCCCACCACGCACTCACCTGGGAGAACTGGCCGCAGCCCGAAGGGGCCCTTGGTGGGGGAGATGCCTCGGACGATGCAGTCGAACAGGAAGCTGATCTGGTCTCCCTCGGCAGAAGACAGGAAGAAGACCCCAGCCCCTGCGCAGGGAGGATGGACCCCGCTGTCAGCCTCGCCCAGGGCTTCGGTGGTGTGGGACCCGTGCGAGGTGGGCGCGGGTCGCCAGGTGGAGGCTGCCACAGAAGCAAGGAAACCCGCGAGGCCCCCCAGCCCCTGCACCAGGGCGACGCGAGCCTCTTCCCCACCTGAGGGAAACGCACAACTCGCCCAGGAGGCTGCGGCACACGCAGCTCTCCCAGGCCTGCGGGCACCAGGCCGGGCTGAGCAGCCTGGGCCGGGTTGGGGAGGGAGTCCTGCCCGCTGGTCCCCGGCCGTCAGCCATCTCCCAGGCCAGCGTGAGGAGCCGGGTGACTTCTGAAGGACGAGGGCCACGGCGGAGGGTGGCCGGAGGCTGAGGGGCGTCCTGCCTGCACAGAGTGCCTAGT from Capricornis sumatraensis isolate serow.1 chromosome 7, serow.2, whole genome shotgun sequence encodes the following:
- the DOK7 gene encoding protein Dok-7 isoform X1 — its product is MTEAALVEGQVKLRDGKKWKTRWLVLRKPSPVADCLLMLAYKDKSERAKGLRERSSLTLEDICGLEPGLPYEGLAHTLAIVCLSQAVMLGFDSREAMCAWDARIRYALGEVHRFPVIVAPGTKLESGPATLHLCNDILVVARDVPPAVAGQWKLSDLRRYGAVPNGFIFEGGTRCGFWAGVFFLSSAEGDQISFLFDCIVRGISPTKGPFGLRPVLPDPSPGGPALEERVAQEALEALQLEKRLSLLSHSGRPGSGGDDRSVSSSSSEASHSDVSASSRLTPWPEPSSSSASTSQEGPGLAAAQAPGEAAPGAARPTPKPLRPRQLQEVGRQSSSDSGIATGSHSSYSGSFSSCAGSSLDVWRAGDELGSLLSLPAAGAPEPSLCACPPGAAEYQVPAAPRPHYDTPRSLRQAPGDQPPIAPGWPGERRRGPAPEAAAGAGESWEAGAPHAGPPPALFSACPVCGGLKVKPPP
- the DOK7 gene encoding protein Dok-7 isoform X2 — translated: MTEAALVEGQVKLRDGKKWKTRWLVLRKPSPVAGAGVFFLSSAEGDQISFLFDCIVRGISPTKGPFGLRPVLPDPSPGGPALEERVAQEALEALQLEKRLSLLSHSGRPGSGGDDRSVSSSSSEASHSDVSASSRLTPWPEPSSSSASTSQEGPGLAAAQAPGEAAPGAARPTPKPLRPRQLQEVGRQSSSDSGIATGSHSSYSGSFSSCAGSSLDVWRAGDELGSLLSLPAAGAPEPSLCACPPGAAEYQVPAAPRPHYDTPRSLRQAPGDQPPIAPGWPGERRRGPAPEAAAGAGESWEAGAPHAGPPPALFSACPVCGGLKVKPPP